Proteins from a genomic interval of Anaerolineae bacterium:
- the nusB gene encoding transcription antitermination factor NusB, which produces MKARTHARAIALQVLYELDLTNHTPGTALRERLAEHPLEDRLAEFARQITFGVVPLRPILDDHIARHAPEWPIEHISPIDRNILRIALWEMAIYGQTPLKVAINEAVELAKRYGSDSSPRFINGVLGSLAKHINDLRQSLAPYATDPAA; this is translated from the coding sequence ATGAAGGCTCGCACCCACGCTCGCGCCATCGCGCTTCAAGTGCTTTACGAACTAGATCTCACCAACCACACGCCGGGCACCGCCCTGCGCGAGCGGCTGGCGGAACACCCTCTGGAGGACCGATTGGCCGAGTTCGCCCGCCAAATCACCTTTGGGGTGGTGCCCCTGCGCCCTATTTTGGACGATCACATCGCCCGTCATGCGCCCGAATGGCCCATCGAACACATCTCCCCCATTGACCGCAACATCCTGCGCATCGCCCTGTGGGAGATGGCCATTTACGGCCAGACCCCCCTCAAGGTGGCCATCAATGAAGCCGTGGAACTGGCCAAACGCTACGGCTCGGACAGTTCGCCGCGCTTCATCAACGGCGTGCTGGGGAGTTTAGCCAAGCACATCAACGATTTGCGGCAAAGCCTGGCCCCTTACGCCACCGATCCCGCCGCGTAA